Below is a window of Vibrio sp. SS-MA-C1-2 DNA.
ACACACCGGATGCACGGCCTTTGGCTCCAACTGGTGCTAACTTTGTGAGTAATGAAGGCATTGATGCTTCTAAATAGTTAAAGCCAGAAAAATAGAACCATCCTGCCACACCCAATAGCCAAATAGATGAAGGGTTAAACAACAAGATAACTAAGCCAATGAGCAACATAATTAACGCAATTTGATTCGCTTTATTCTGGTTTTTCTTTGCCATTTTCATTAATGGGCCAAGTACTGCCAAAGCACAGAAAAAAACAGGAAGATAAAAGAACCAATGATGGTCGGGGATTAAACCGTGATCCACCAACTGCAAAGGCAACGTAATAAATAGTGCCGTCATCATTAAGTGGATAACAAATACGCCGTAATCAAGTTTAAGTAATGAGCGGTTTTTTAAAACATCACCTAATGTCCCTTGCTTTACTTTACTCGCTTTGTGTTGTTTGGGTTCTTTTGGCACCCACCAGCAAACCACAGCAATTGCAGCAATCGCCATTGCGGCAATGGTATAAAATAGACCACTTAAACCAAAATTTGCCGCTAAAAGTGGGCCAACGATCATTGAAATAGCAAATGACATGCCAATAGATATTCCAATGATTGCCATCACTTTTGTGCGTTGAGACTCTCGACTTAAATCGCCAGCTAAAGCTAAAATAGCGGCAGCAATCGCCCCACACCCTTGAATAGCTCGGCCAATTACCACGCCGTAAATCGAGTCAGAAGAGCCAGCGATAACACTACCTAATGCAAAAAGAAGTAGCCCTGCAACCATCACTGGTTTACGACCAATTTTATCAGATAATAGCCCTGCAGGGATCTGCAAAGCAGCTTGAGTCAGCCCATATGCGCCAATGGCTAAACCAATCCACATTGGGCTGACCCCTTGTAAATCTGAGGCGTAAATAGCGATAACCGGCATAATCATAAATAACCCCAACATCCGTAATACAAATACGGAAGCCAGCGAGGTAGCGGCTCTAACTTCAATCGGATTCAAAAGAACTTCTCCAGTAAAATATAAGGTACTCGTCTTATCTTAACCCTATTTTGTAAAAATTTGTTAATCCGTTTGCTGATGTTGAACAATAAACTTAAATCACACTCACTACGATAAGTTATCCATTTATTTAATTTTTCTATTTATGATCAAGTCAATCCGTCATATTATAGAAATAACAGTTCTTTGACTGAACAGATACCCTTATTTTTTTAATGGATAGATAAAATGATAAAAAAATGTCTTTTCCCTGCTGCTGGTTATGGAACACGCTTCCTTCCTGCAACAAAATCAATGCCAAAAGAGATGATGCCGATCGTCAACAAACCTCTTATTGAGTATGGCGTTGAAGAAGCGATCAACGCGGGCATTACCGGTATGTGTGTGGTAACAGGGCGTGGTAAACAATCATTAATGGATCACTTTGATAAAAACTACGAACTAGAGCACCAAATTAGCGGCACCAATAAAGAAGTCCTTCTTGATGATGTTCGCCACCTTATCGACTCAGCAAGTTACACTTACATCCGCCAGCGTGAAATGAAAGGTTTAGGTCATGCAATTTTAACTGGACGCGATCTTGTTGGTGACGAACCTTTCGCCGTTGTACTTGCCGATGACCTTTGCGTCAATGAAGAGCGGGGTGTATTAGAGCAGATGGTGGGTTTATATAAGCAATTCCGTTGTTCTATTGTAGCCGTTGAAGAAGTCCCAGCAGAGGAAACTCACAAATACGGTGTTATCTCAGGCGAAGAGATCCGTGATGATATCTTCCGTGTGGATACCATGGTTGAAAAACCAGAACCAGGCACAGCACCAAGTAACTTAGCGATTATTGGTCGCTACATTCTGACACCTGATATTTTTGATATTTTAGAAAATACGCCTCCAGGTAAAAATGGTGAAGTTCAAATTACCGATGCACTATTAGAACAAGCTAAAAGTGGCTGTGTCTTGGCATATAAGTTTAAAGGTCGTCGTTTTGACTGCGGTAGTGTTGAAG
It encodes the following:
- the galU gene encoding UTP--glucose-1-phosphate uridylyltransferase GalU — encoded protein: MIKKCLFPAAGYGTRFLPATKSMPKEMMPIVNKPLIEYGVEEAINAGITGMCVVTGRGKQSLMDHFDKNYELEHQISGTNKEVLLDDVRHLIDSASYTYIRQREMKGLGHAILTGRDLVGDEPFAVVLADDLCVNEERGVLEQMVGLYKQFRCSIVAVEEVPAEETHKYGVISGEEIRDDIFRVDTMVEKPEPGTAPSNLAIIGRYILTPDIFDILENTPPGKNGEVQITDALLEQAKSGCVLAYKFKGRRFDCGSVEGFIEATNFAYENIYSKDKHAELAKKSTKEKK
- a CDS encoding MFS transporter; the protein is MNPIEVRAATSLASVFVLRMLGLFMIMPVIAIYASDLQGVSPMWIGLAIGAYGLTQAALQIPAGLLSDKIGRKPVMVAGLLLFALGSVIAGSSDSIYGVVIGRAIQGCGAIAAAILALAGDLSRESQRTKVMAIIGISIGMSFAISMIVGPLLAANFGLSGLFYTIAAMAIAAIAVVCWWVPKEPKQHKASKVKQGTLGDVLKNRSLLKLDYGVFVIHLMMTALFITLPLQLVDHGLIPDHHWFFYLPVFFCALAVLGPLMKMAKKNQNKANQIALIMLLIGLVILLFNPSSIWLLGVAGWFYFSGFNYLEASMPSLLTKLAPVGAKGRASGVYSTSQFIGAFLGG